GGCGGATATCGGAGGGCGTGCCTTGTGCGATGGTTTTTCCGAAGTCCAGCACTTGAATCCGATCACACAGGGACATGACCACCCTCATTTGATGCTCGATCAGCCAGATGGTGAGACCGAAACGCTCCCGGATCCATCGAATGGTCTCGATAAGTTGTCCGGCTTCACCCGGATTCATGCCCGCAGCCGGTTCATCCAGCAGCAGCAACCTAGGACGCACCGAGAGGGCCCGGCATAACTCAACCCGACGCTGCAGCCCGTACGCCAGATTCCCGGGCGCCTCGTCCGCATAGTCCTCGAGATCCAGGATCTCCATCAGTTCCCTCGCGGACCTGCGAACACGGCCTTCGCACTCCCGGTACCGTTTGGTCCTCAGGATCGCATCCAGAAATCCGTAGCCCAGCCGATGGTGCTGAGAAATACAGACGTTTTCGAAGACGGTGAGCGTGCTCCACAAACGGATATTTTGAAATGTACGAGCGATCCCTAAAGCGGTCACGGCATGAGGGCGCAAGCCCGCAATCGTTTTCCCCAGGAATCGGATTTCACCTTCCGATGGCTCGTAGAACCCGCAGGTGAGGTTGAACAGAGTGGTTTTTCCCGCTCCGTTGGGTCCTATGAGACCCAAAAGCTCACCCTCTTCGAGTTTCAGGTTGAAACGCTCCACGGCCCGGAGCCCGCCAAAATCATGGGTGAGACCCAAGACCTCCAGAAGGACCATCAGCTTGTCGGCTCCTTGGCTTGAAACCATCGCCGAAGTTTTGGAAATACATCGGATAGCTCCCTGTTTCCCATGATTCCTTCAGGACGGAACAACATCAGCACGATCAGCATCAGCGGGACGACCACCCACTTCAGCACCTGTAACGGCCGGAGCAGCTCGAGCAACAAGGTGAACACGACGGCGCTCATCACCGACCCGCTCAACGAAGCCATGCCTCCCAGGTAGACCATCACCATGACTTCCGTTGATTTGAGGATCGTAAACGATCCGGGATTGATATATCCGAGGATATGGGCGAACAGTCCTCCGGCCACTCCGGCCAGACCGGACGAAAGCATGAAGGCGATCATCTTTATTCGGCGGGTATTCACTCCCATGATTTCAGCGGCGATTTCATCATCTCGAATAGCTACCATGCCTTTACCATACGTCGAATTGACGAAACGGCGAATCAGCCACACCGTGATCCCCACGGACACGAAAATCCAGATCATCACCCATGGAAGGTCGATCGCCTCGGTCATGGATTTTACCACCTTGCGCATTCCCATGAATCCTCTGGCGCCGCCGATCGCCTGGATGTTCTCGATCGAACTCTTGACGATGTAGTTGACCGCTAAAGTGATGATGGCCAGATAATCGCCCCTGGTGCGAAAGGAGGGAACGGCCACGAGGAGCCCGGCCAACGCAGCTCCGATCCCGCCGATCAGGAGCGTTACCGGGAAAAGAAAGAGGGCGCTGCTCGGGGGAAAAAGGGGCGGACCGAAAACCTGATCGGAAGCAAAAAGCCAGACGTTCAATATGGATGCGATGTAGGCCCCGACGGCCATGAATCCGGCGTGCCCGCAGGAGAATTCGCCCATATAGCCGTTGATCAGATTCAGCGACGAGGAGAGGATGATATTGATCCCGATGAACATGATGACAATCTGAACGTAGGCATTGATGCCGTTCCATTGGGTCAAGGTCAACACCACGATGGCGGCAAGTGCGTACAGAACAAATCCAACGCTCGGTCGCATGAAATCCTTTCAACAGCCTTTCGTGCACAGCGAGTCGCCCGGAGAGCGATCCGCGCTAAATTTTCGTACTCCGTGCAACGCCGAAAATCCCGGTGGGTTTAAAACTCAGGAAGATCAACAATACAAAAAACGCGATCAGATCTCGAAGCGTGGAAGGAAAGAAGGCGGCCACGAAAATCTCGACGAACCCCAACAGAAATCCTCCGACAAACGCTCCCCGGATTTCCCCAATTCCTCCAACAACAGCCGCAATAAACGCTTTCCAGCCAATGAGCGCTCCCATGTAGGGTTCGAGCACCGGATAGGCCGCGGCGAACAGGACTCCGGCCAAGGCCGCCATGGACGAACCCAGCACGAACGTAAACACGATGACCGTGTCCACGGGTATGCCCATGAGCGGAACCGCGAACCGGTCGTAGGAAATCGCTCGCATGGCCATACCCAGTTTGGTCTTTCGGACGACGGCTTCCAGAAGCAAGAACACGATGACGGTCGTTACAATGACCAATAACTTGACATTGGTGACGACCACTCCTCCCCACTGATATACGACTTTCGGAATCAGTTCGGGAAAGCTGCGCCGGCTCGCTCCCAGGAGGGCCAGATTCCCGTGTTCGAGAATGAGACCCGCCATCAGCGCGGTGATCACGAGATATAGACGGCCCGCCCCTCTGCGCCGGAGAGGACGGTATGCTACGCGCTCGAGGGTAACGCCCACCCCCGCGGTGAGGACCATGGTGACCAGGACGGTGATTACGAAGAGCACTTCATTGGGGAGGCCAAAAGGAATATGATACGAGTAGGAGCCGATCAGGAAGGTAGCCACGAAAAATCCGATGTAGGCTCCCACCATAAAAATGTCGCCATGGGCGAAATTGATCAGCAACAGCACACCGTAGACAAGGGTGTAGCCGAGGGCAATAAGGGCGTAAAAACTGCCCCATTGAAGAGCATTCAGCAAGTTCTGAAGAAAATGGTCCAGGGACAATAGAACGCTCTCTGTTCGAATCCGATAAAAGGGTTCCTATCGATCGAGAAGCACGATGCCGGAGTCACGGGCACACGGATTTGTAAAATTCGTATTCGCCCTTATCGTTGATTTTCACCACAACGGCGCATTTGATGGGATCCCCCGTCGTCGTGAAACTCATCTTGCCGGTAACTCCCTCGAAGTCCTTGATTTTCGCCAGCTCGTCTCTTACCGCCTTCCGGTCGTTCTGAAGGTTGCCCGTCAATCCCCTCGTGTTCCGGATGGCTTCGAGCAAGAGCCGGATGGCGTCCCAGGTCAGGGCGGCCACGTCATTCGGCACTCGTCCGTACTTGGCTGAGTACCGGTCGATGAATTCCTTTGTAGAACCCTTTGCGCCCACGGGAGAGTAGTGCGTGGTGAAAAACAACCCTTTGCAGTCGTCTCCGCAGAGCCCCATGAGGTCTCCGCTGCCCCAACTGTCGCTGCCCATGATGGGCTTTTTCCACCCCAGTTCGTGAGCCTGTTTCACGATAAGAGGCACTTCACCGTAGTATTGAGGGACGAACAGCACATCGGCGTCCGATTTGACGATATTCGTGAGCTGAGCGCTGAAGTCCGTGTCCTTGGTTGTAAAGGTTTCGAATGCAACCACGGAACCGTCCCCGTGCCGTTTCTCGAATGCTTTTTTGAAATCGTTCGCCAGACCGTTCGGATAGTCGCTGGCAATGTCGTAAATGACGGCGGCTTTCTTGGCGCCGAACTCTTCGGAAACGAAATTCACGGCGACCGGTGCTTGGAACGGATCCAGGAAACAAGCCCTGAAGACGTAAGGTCGGTTCAATGTGGTGTTGGGATTGGTGGACCAGGGAGAAATCATCGGCGTCTCGAATGAATCGGCCGTTTCACCCGCGGGTACGGCCTGTTTGCTGGCCTGAGGGCCGATAATGGCGAGGACTTCGTTCTGGGTGATGAGCTTCAGCATCGCGGCTGTGGCGGATTCGGCCTTCTCCTCGTTGTCTTCGTACACAAAGTCGAGGTCGTAAACATCCTTTCCCACCTTGACGCCGCCCGCGCCGTTGACCTGCTCCTTCAGCATTTCAGCCGCCTCCTTCGAGCTTTCACCCACGTCCGGAATGCCGCCCGTCATGGGCAAATTGAACCCGATTTTCAGGGACTTCCCCCAGGCGCCGCAAACGCACATCAGAGTTACGGCCAGCACCACCACACCACCCACCAAAAGCCTTCGCATGGCATCCTCCTTTTCCCGGCATCCTGATCCCAACAAAAAAACCGGCTACAGCCTCTCATGGACAAAAATCGATACCCGGTGACGTTCGCCATTCCGAACACAGACGCCGTCGATTTTCAAGTCCAAAATCAAAGCAGCAGGTCCGATATGTGAAAGCGCGTCTCCGGGAAGGTCGCTTGCGGGAACGGTCCGATCCCTCACCCGCTCCCATACGTCGATCGTACGGATCAGGGAATTCGTCCGGATTCCCGAGCCGGCGCCGATCGAAGAGTCTTTACCCCGGAATTCGTCTCGGCTACAATCCGGTCCGGAAGCGCGGCCCTCCGAGATCCCCGGAGGTCCGAATGCCGTCCGCATCGTTGCCATGAAATCAGCACGGATCCTGTTACGAGGCTCGCCCGGGATCCTTCGAGCCAAAACCCTCACACCCGGACCAAGGAGGTCACGTCATGAGGATCCTGTTTGCCGCTCCGGAAAACGCGTGGGGCGGATTTTTCGGCTCCATCCGCGAGGAACTTCCCGAATTCGCCTTTGAGGCCTCGGGAAAATTCTCCGTAGAGACCCTGCAAGGGTTCGATATACTGATCCCTACCATGTCCCCCGTGACAAAGGATCTGATCGACACGGCGGATCGCCTGCAGCTCATTCAGCAATGCGGATCCGGTTTGGAGGGCGTGGACATCGATGCGGCTCGGGCGCGGAATATCTGGGTGGCGAACGTGCCCACCGACAGTTCCGGCAACGCCGACTCCGTCGCCGAATTGGGCATTTATATGATGGTCGGGCTTTCCAGAGACGTTCGGGGAATGGAACGAAGCCTTCGAGATCGTCGAATGGGAGAACCCCGTGGAAGAGCCCTTTCCGGCAGGACCGTCGGACTGATCGGACTCGGCGGAATCGGCCGGGCCATGGTGCAAAGGCTCAAATCGTTCGGCGTTCACATCATTGGCGTCAAGCAACACGATCCGGCCAAGGCCGGGAAAGAACTGGGTCTGGATTGGGTTGGAGGGCCGGAAGATCTGAAAAAGCTGCTCGAACGTTCGGACTTTGTGGTGCTTGCCCTTCCGGTGAGTCCCTTGAGCAGGCGCATCATCAACCGGGAAACGCTCGCTTTCATGAAACGAGATGCGTATCTGATCAATCTGTCCAGAGGCGGCCTCGTGGATCGCGATGCGCTGGAAGAAGCCCTGGCAAAAGGTCGCATCGCAGGAGCCGGCTTGGATGTCTACTGGGAGGAACCACCCGATCCCGCGGATCCTATCTTCAAGTACAACGTATTGGCCACTCCTCACATCGGCGGATCCACCGATGTTTCCATGAACGGAATCGTGAAGGCGGTTGCGGAAAACATCCGACGGGTGGAGAGGGGCCTGGAACCGTTCCATGCGAAGAACTGAGCCAACGACCGATCAGGATAGGGACGCTCCCCCTTGGTCTTACAGCTCGAGGTCATATGATTCCACCCGGAGGGAGAAGCCGTCCGCTTTTTCGCATCGCGGGCGGCAAGGCGGCGCCCCACCGGAACAGGGACGTCGTTCTTCGCTTCCGAGCGCCTTGCCCGGCCTTTGCCAGGCGAAACTAAACCAAGACCCCTGCTCGATGGTCGAACCCGAGTAGGCCTGATTCCGAAACGGAAGACAGCGAAAAGCGCCCGGCGAGTCTGGTCAGGCTGGCTTCCCATCCGATCTACGCGGCCGGTGTGATGCAAATCGCGCCGACGAATTACTTTTTTGTAATCTAAAGCTCCATGCCGTTCTCTCTTCCGTCTTCCGAAACGACTTCACCCCGGCTGAAAACGGGCAAAAACGTGCTTGACGGGTGATAAGGAACTGAATTCATTAGGACCCGACTTATTGTGCTTTTCTTTCCACCCTTGGTGGCACGGTGGTTGCGAGATTTCTGCTTGGATGGGCTCGCTCGGTCTTGGAACCCAACGGACTTCCCAAAGAAGGCGAGGAGGCGTTGTCGAAGAAAGATCTCAACTCTCTGCTTGATGAACGGCGGCGGCATGTCCTGCAAATCGAGCGCCTGGAGGCCATGCCTCATGTGGTCTGGCAACTTCTGGAAGCGCTTGGAAGTAGTCACACGACCGCGGCCAAACTGGAGAGTATCATCGAACACGATGTAGCGCTGGCGTCCAAGTTACTGAGTTTGGCCAACTCGGCCTATTATGGCTTTCAGCAAAGAATCACCACCATACGGCATGCCGTGGTGCTTATCGGCTACAGGGAACTGCAGTTCTTGGCTTTGGGCAGCGGATTGGCCGGGGTTTTCGATTTCAGGAAGACGCCTCGCGGCTTTAACGCCGAAGCCCTATGGGTCCACTGCATGGCTGTTGCCTGGGCGGCGAGCTTCATTGCCGAGGCTACCCGCCAGGTAGCTCCCGGCGAGGCCATGATCGCCGGGCTGCTGCATGACGTGGGTAAACTGGTTCTCGCCACCTGTTTGAAAGAAGACCTGGCTGCCCTTCTGGACCTGGAGGAAGGTGGCATGCCTTATTATCTGGCGGAAGAAGAACTTGGATTGGAACACACGCGCATCGGCTACTGGTTGGCCAAAAGGTGGAGTCTCCCGGAAGTCCACACAATGGTTATTCAGGGACATCATCGTCCCCAAGTGAAAAACCCTTACGTGAAGGCTGTTTGTATCGTTGCCTTGGCCGACCGGCTCGTCAAGGCGCTTCGACTCGGCATGATCCATGACTCCCGGCCGTGGAATGTTTCCATGGCGCTGAAGGCCTTGAATCTTTCCGAAAGAACGTTTCGCGAAATAGCGACCCACGTCGGGCGGATGTTACCATCCATGCAGCATCTCTGGCTGCAGCTTCTGGGGAAAGGGGAAAATCTCCGTGATCGATCCGGTCGAGGTTGAGGGACTGGTTCAGGAGAACCGGCGGCTCAAAGAACAACTCGGCGATTTGAAGACCGAGAATGAAAAACTGGTCGGACAAAACCGAGGTCTGTTCGATATCCTGCCCAACATGGGGATCCGACTCGAGTCTTCCGTTAGAATGCTGTCCACCATCTCGCAGCTCACA
The sequence above is a segment of the Deltaproteobacteria bacterium genome. Coding sequences within it:
- a CDS encoding ABC transporter ATP-binding protein → MVLLEVLGLTHDFGGLRAVERFNLKLEEGELLGLIGPNGAGKTTLFNLTCGFYEPSEGEIRFLGKTIAGLRPHAVTALGIARTFQNIRLWSTLTVFENVCISQHHRLGYGFLDAILRTKRYRECEGRVRRSARELMEILDLEDYADEAPGNLAYGLQRRVELCRALSVRPRLLLLDEPAAGMNPGEAGQLIETIRWIRERFGLTIWLIEHQMRVVMSLCDRIQVLDFGKTIAQGTPSDIRRNEAVIKAYLGGQESTHASS
- a CDS encoding branched-chain amino acid ABC transporter permease, translating into MRPSVGFVLYALAAIVVLTLTQWNGINAYVQIVIMFIGINIILSSSLNLINGYMGEFSCGHAGFMAVGAYIASILNVWLFASDQVFGPPLFPPSSALFLFPVTLLIGGIGAALAGLLVAVPSFRTRGDYLAIITLAVNYIVKSSIENIQAIGGARGFMGMRKVVKSMTEAIDLPWVMIWIFVSVGITVWLIRRFVNSTYGKGMVAIRDDEIAAEIMGVNTRRIKMIAFMLSSGLAGVAGGLFAHILGYINPGSFTILKSTEVMVMVYLGGMASLSGSVMSAVVFTLLLELLRPLQVLKWVVVPLMLIVLMLFRPEGIMGNRELSDVFPKLRRWFQAKEPTS
- a CDS encoding branched-chain amino acid ABC transporter permease encodes the protein MDHFLQNLLNALQWGSFYALIALGYTLVYGVLLLINFAHGDIFMVGAYIGFFVATFLIGSYSYHIPFGLPNEVLFVITVLVTMVLTAGVGVTLERVAYRPLRRRGAGRLYLVITALMAGLILEHGNLALLGASRRSFPELIPKVVYQWGGVVVTNVKLLVIVTTVIVFLLLEAVVRKTKLGMAMRAISYDRFAVPLMGIPVDTVIVFTFVLGSSMAALAGVLFAAAYPVLEPYMGALIGWKAFIAAVVGGIGEIRGAFVGGFLLGFVEIFVAAFFPSTLRDLIAFFVLLIFLSFKPTGIFGVARSTKI
- a CDS encoding ABC transporter substrate-binding protein: MRRLLVGGVVVLAVTLMCVCGAWGKSLKIGFNLPMTGGIPDVGESSKEAAEMLKEQVNGAGGVKVGKDVYDLDFVYEDNEEKAESATAAMLKLITQNEVLAIIGPQASKQAVPAGETADSFETPMISPWSTNPNTTLNRPYVFRACFLDPFQAPVAVNFVSEEFGAKKAAVIYDIASDYPNGLANDFKKAFEKRHGDGSVVAFETFTTKDTDFSAQLTNIVKSDADVLFVPQYYGEVPLIVKQAHELGWKKPIMGSDSWGSGDLMGLCGDDCKGLFFTTHYSPVGAKGSTKEFIDRYSAKYGRVPNDVAALTWDAIRLLLEAIRNTRGLTGNLQNDRKAVRDELAKIKDFEGVTGKMSFTTTGDPIKCAVVVKINDKGEYEFYKSVCP
- a CDS encoding lactate dehydrogenase, giving the protein MRILFAAPENAWGGFFGSIREELPEFAFEASGKFSVETLQGFDILIPTMSPVTKDLIDTADRLQLIQQCGSGLEGVDIDAARARNIWVANVPTDSSGNADSVAELGIYMMVGLSRDVRGMERSLRDRRMGEPRGRALSGRTVGLIGLGGIGRAMVQRLKSFGVHIIGVKQHDPAKAGKELGLDWVGGPEDLKKLLERSDFVVLALPVSPLSRRIINRETLAFMKRDAYLINLSRGGLVDRDALEEALAKGRIAGAGLDVYWEEPPDPADPIFKYNVLATPHIGGSTDVSMNGIVKAVAENIRRVERGLEPFHAKN
- a CDS encoding HDOD domain-containing protein; its protein translation is MEPNGLPKEGEEALSKKDLNSLLDERRRHVLQIERLEAMPHVVWQLLEALGSSHTTAAKLESIIEHDVALASKLLSLANSAYYGFQQRITTIRHAVVLIGYRELQFLALGSGLAGVFDFRKTPRGFNAEALWVHCMAVAWAASFIAEATRQVAPGEAMIAGLLHDVGKLVLATCLKEDLAALLDLEEGGMPYYLAEEELGLEHTRIGYWLAKRWSLPEVHTMVIQGHHRPQVKNPYVKAVCIVALADRLVKALRLGMIHDSRPWNVSMALKALNLSERTFREIATHVGRMLPSMQHLWLQLLGKGENLRDRSGRG